In Halovulum dunhuangense, one genomic interval encodes:
- the rpsS gene encoding 30S ribosomal protein S19, translated as MARSVWKGPFVDSYVLKKAEKARESGRNEVIKIWSRRSTILPQFVGLTFGVYNGQKHIPVSVTEDMIGQKFGEYSPTRTYYGHAADKKAKRK; from the coding sequence ATGGCACGTTCTGTTTGGAAGGGCCCGTTCGTCGATTCCTACGTCCTGAAGAAGGCCGAGAAGGCACGGGAATCGGGCCGTAACGAAGTCATCAAGATCTGGTCGCGTCGCTCGACGATCCTGCCCCAGTTCGTGGGCCTGACGTTCGGCGTCTACAACGGTCAGAAGCATATCCCGGTGTCCGTCACCGAGGACATGATCGGCCAGAAATTCGGCGAGTACTCGCCCACCCGCACCTATTACGGGCACGCGGCGGACAAGAAAGCGAAGCGGAAGTAA
- the rplV gene encoding 50S ribosomal protein L22, giving the protein MGKEKNPRRVADNEAMAVSRMLRTSPQKLNLVAAMIRGKPVAKALNDLTFSKKRIAEDVKKTLQSAIANAENNHNLDVDELVVAEAFVGKNLVMKRGRPRARGRYGKILKPFSQVTIKVRQVEEQA; this is encoded by the coding sequence ATGGGCAAGGAAAAGAACCCCCGCCGCGTGGCGGACAACGAGGCGATGGCCGTCAGCCGGATGCTGCGGACGTCGCCCCAGAAGCTGAACCTGGTCGCGGCGATGATCCGGGGCAAGCCGGTTGCAAAGGCGCTGAACGATCTGACCTTCTCGAAGAAGCGCATCGCGGAGGATGTGAAGAAGACCCTTCAGTCCGCGATCGCCAACGCCGAGAACAACCACAACCTCGATGTGGACGAGTTGGTCGTCGCCGAGGCCTTTGTCGGCAAGAACCTGGTGATGAAGCGCGGCCGCCCGCGGGCGCGTGGTCGCTACGGCAAGATCCTGAAGCCGTTCAGCCAAGTCACGATCAAGGTGCGCCAAGTTGAGGAGCAAGCCTAA
- the rpsC gene encoding 30S ribosomal protein S3 translates to MGHKVNPIGLRLQVNRTWDSRWYADQKEYGQLLHEDLAIRAYIRKNASQAGISRVVIERPHKKCRVTIHAARPGVIIGKKGADIEALRKKLADFTKSELHLNIVEVRKPEIDAALVAENIGQQLERRVSFRRAMKRAVQNAMRMGALGIRVNVAGRLGGAEIARTEWYREGRVPLHTLRADIDYAHYEAKTAYGIIGIKVWIFKGEIMEHDPQARDRRQSELQEGGGRPARR, encoded by the coding sequence ATGGGACACAAGGTCAATCCGATCGGCCTGCGCCTTCAGGTCAACCGCACCTGGGATAGCCGCTGGTATGCCGACCAGAAGGAATACGGGCAGCTCCTGCACGAAGACCTGGCGATCCGTGCCTATATCCGCAAGAACGCAAGCCAGGCCGGCATCAGCCGTGTCGTGATCGAGCGTCCGCACAAGAAGTGCCGCGTGACCATTCACGCCGCGCGTCCGGGCGTCATCATCGGCAAGAAGGGCGCAGACATCGAGGCGCTGCGCAAGAAGCTTGCCGATTTCACGAAGTCGGAACTGCACCTCAACATCGTCGAGGTCCGCAAGCCCGAGATCGATGCGGCGCTGGTCGCCGAGAACATCGGTCAGCAGCTTGAGCGTCGCGTTTCCTTCCGTCGCGCCATGAAGCGTGCCGTGCAGAACGCCATGCGGATGGGCGCCCTGGGTATCCGGGTGAACGTCGCCGGCCGTCTGGGTGGTGCCGAGATCGCCCGTACCGAATGGTACCGCGAGGGCCGGGTGCCGCTGCACACGCTGCGCGCCGACATCGACTACGCCCATTACGAAGCCAAGACCGCCTATGGGATCATCGGCATCAAGGTCTGGATCTTCAAGGGCGAGATCATGGAGCACGACCCGCAGGCCCGCGACCGCCGTCAGTCGGAACTGCAGGAAGGCGGCGGTCGCCCCGCGCGCCGCTGA
- the rplP gene encoding 50S ribosomal protein L16, giving the protein MLSPKRTKFRKQHKGRIHGEAKGGFDLNFGAFGLKATEPERITARQIEAARRAITRHMKRQGRVWIRIFPDVPVSKKPTEVRMGKGKGSVEYWAAKVKPGRIMFELDGVPEDVAKEALRLAAMKLPIKCRFVQREDW; this is encoded by the coding sequence ATGCTTTCACCGAAGCGAACGAAATTCCGCAAGCAGCACAAGGGCCGCATTCATGGCGAGGCGAAGGGCGGGTTTGACCTGAACTTCGGCGCCTTCGGCCTGAAGGCGACCGAGCCCGAGCGGATCACCGCGCGGCAGATCGAGGCGGCCCGCCGCGCGATCACCCGCCACATGAAGCGCCAGGGCCGGGTCTGGATCCGGATCTTCCCGGACGTGCCCGTGTCGAAGAAGCCCACCGAAGTCCGCATGGGCAAGGGTAAGGGTTCGGTCGAATACTGGGCGGCCAAGGTCAAGCCGGGCCGCATCATGTTCGAACTGGACGGCGTCCCCGAGGACGTCGCGAAGGAAGCCCTGCGCCTTGCCGCGATGAAGCTGCCGATCAAGTGCCGCTTCGTCCAGCGCGAGGACTGGTAA
- the rpmC gene encoding 50S ribosomal protein L29, which translates to MDATELRGQTPDELRKQLESLKKEAFNLRFQAATGQLENTARMRVVRRNVARVKTILNEKAAAAAQEA; encoded by the coding sequence ATGGACGCCACCGAACTGCGTGGACAGACGCCCGATGAGCTGCGAAAGCAGCTTGAGTCGCTGAAGAAGGAGGCGTTCAACCTCCGTTTCCAGGCGGCCACCGGACAACTCGAGAACACCGCCCGCATGCGGGTCGTGCGCCGCAACGTGGCGCGCGTGAAGACCATTCTTAACGAAAAGGCGGCTGCCGCCGCCCAGGAGGCGTAA
- the rpsQ gene encoding 30S ribosomal protein S17 yields MPKRILQGTVTSDKNAQTVTVSVERRFTHPVLKKTIRKSKKYRAHDANDQFKVGDVVRIRECAPISKTKRWEVIAE; encoded by the coding sequence ATGCCCAAGCGTATCCTTCAGGGCACCGTCACCTCCGACAAGAATGCCCAGACCGTGACCGTCAGCGTCGAGCGCCGGTTCACGCACCCGGTTCTGAAAAAGACGATCCGGAAGTCGAAGAAGTATCGTGCGCATGACGCAAACGATCAGTTCAAGGTGGGCGATGTCGTTCGAATTCGCGAATGCGCGCCGATCTCGAAGACCAAACGCTGGGAAGTGATCGCCGAATAA
- the rplN gene encoding 50S ribosomal protein L14, producing MIQMQTNLDVADNSGARRVQCIKVLGGSKRKYASVGDIIVVSVKEAIPRGRVKKGDVRKAVVVRTAKEVRREDGTSIRFDRNAAVILNNQGEPVGTRIFGPVVRELRAKNFMKIISLAPEVL from the coding sequence ATGATCCAGATGCAGACCAATCTGGATGTCGCTGACAACTCCGGCGCACGCCGGGTGCAGTGCATCAAGGTCCTGGGTGGGTCCAAGCGCAAGTACGCTTCCGTCGGCGACATCATCGTGGTGTCGGTGAAGGAAGCCATTCCGCGCGGTCGCGTCAAGAAAGGCGACGTCCGCAAGGCCGTCGTCGTGCGCACCGCCAAGGAAGTCCGCCGCGAGGATGGCACCTCGATCCGCTTTGATCGTAACGCCGCCGTCATCCTGAACAACCAGGGCGAACCGGTCGGCACCCGTATCTTCGGGCCGGTCGTGCGCGAGCTGCGGGCGAAGAACTTCATGAAGATCATCTCGCTTGCTCCGGAGGTGCTGTAA
- the rplX gene encoding 50S ribosomal protein L24, with protein sequence MAAKLRKGDKVIVLTGKDKGRQGEITQVMPKEGKAVVDGINIAIRHTRQSQTSQGGRIPKAMPIQLSNLALVDPKEGGPTRVGFRMEGDKKVRVAKKSGTVIDA encoded by the coding sequence ATGGCTGCAAAGCTCCGCAAAGGTGACAAGGTCATCGTGCTGACCGGCAAGGACAAGGGCCGTCAGGGCGAGATCACGCAGGTGATGCCGAAGGAAGGCAAGGCCGTTGTCGATGGCATCAACATCGCCATCCGCCACACCCGTCAGAGCCAGACCTCGCAGGGTGGGCGCATTCCCAAGGCAATGCCGATCCAGCTGTCGAACCTGGCGCTGGTCGATCCCAAGGAAGGCGGACCGACCCGTGTCGGCTTCCGCATGGAAGGCGACAAGAAAGTGCGCGTCGCCAAGAAATCGGGGACTGTGATCGATGCTTGA
- the rplE gene encoding 50S ribosomal protein L5 has translation MLDTATYTPRLKSIYAGTIRPALKEEFGYKNDMQIPKLEKIVLNMGIGEAVSDSKKIKSAHDDLMKIAGQKPVITKAKKSIAGFKLREQMPVGVKVTLRGDRMYEFLDRLVTIAMPRIRDFRGVSGKSFDSRGNYAMGLKEHIVFPEINYDQVDEVWGMDIVICTSAKTDAEAKALLKHFNMPFSS, from the coding sequence ATGCTTGATACCGCGACCTACACCCCCCGCCTGAAGTCGATCTATGCCGGGACCATCCGGCCCGCTCTTAAGGAAGAGTTCGGCTACAAGAACGACATGCAGATCCCCAAGCTCGAGAAGATCGTGCTGAACATGGGGATCGGCGAGGCCGTCTCCGACAGCAAGAAGATCAAGTCGGCGCATGACGATCTCATGAAGATCGCCGGCCAGAAGCCGGTCATCACCAAGGCGAAGAAGTCGATCGCCGGGTTCAAGCTGCGCGAGCAGATGCCCGTCGGTGTGAAGGTGACCCTGCGTGGCGACCGGATGTACGAATTCCTCGACCGCCTGGTGACCATCGCGATGCCCCGCATCCGCGACTTCCGCGGCGTTTCCGGCAAGAGCTTCGACAGCCGTGGCAACTACGCCATGGGCCTGAAGGAGCACATCGTGTTCCCCGAGATCAACTATGACCAGGTCGATGAGGTCTGGGGCATGGACATCGTTATCTGCACGTCCGCGAAGACCGACGCGGAAGCCAAGGCGCTGTTGAAGCATTTCAACATGCCCTTCTCGTCGTAA
- the rpsN gene encoding 30S ribosomal protein S14, translated as MAKVSMIERQKKREKLVARYAAKRAALKQIALNDDLPMEERFKARLKLAKLPRNSSATRLNNRCQVSGRPKAYYRKLKMSRIALRDLASRGEIPGMVKSSW; from the coding sequence ATGGCGAAAGTCAGCATGATCGAGCGGCAGAAGAAGCGCGAGAAGCTGGTGGCCCGTTATGCCGCCAAGCGCGCCGCGCTGAAACAGATCGCTCTGAACGACGACCTGCCGATGGAAGAGCGTTTCAAGGCCCGCCTGAAACTGGCGAAGCTGCCGCGCAATTCCTCGGCGACCCGTCTGAACAACCGCTGCCAGGTGTCGGGCCGCCCCAAGGCCTATTACCGGAAGCTGAAGATGTCCCGTATCGCTCTGCGCGATCTGGCCTCCCGCGGAGAGATCCCGGGCATGGTCAAGTCGAGCTGGTAA
- the rpsH gene encoding 30S ribosomal protein S8 codes for MAMNDPLGDMLTRIRNAQMRHKSTVRTPASKVRAWVLDVLLAEGYIRGYEPVTSAAGHPELEISLKYYDGEPVIRELKRVSKPGRRVYSGVREIPQVRQGLGVAIVSTPKGIMSDAQARADNVGGEVLCTVF; via the coding sequence ATGGCAATGAACGATCCTCTCGGCGATATGCTCACCCGCATCCGCAATGCGCAGATGCGGCACAAATCGACCGTGCGTACCCCGGCCTCCAAGGTCCGTGCCTGGGTGCTCGACGTGCTTCTGGCCGAGGGTTACATCCGCGGCTACGAGCCGGTGACCAGCGCTGCCGGTCATCCGGAGCTTGAAATCAGCCTGAAGTACTATGACGGCGAGCCGGTGATCCGCGAACTCAAGCGCGTATCCAAGCCGGGCCGCCGCGTGTATTCCGGTGTCCGCGAGATCCCGCAGGTCCGTCAGGGCCTGGGTGTGGCGATCGTCTCCACGCCCAAGGGTATCATGTCCGATGCACAGGCCCGCGCCGACAATGTCGGTGGCGAGGTTCTGTGCACCGTGTTCTGA
- the rplF gene encoding 50S ribosomal protein L6 has protein sequence MSRIGKKPVGLPSGVTATVSGQTIEVKGPKGVRKFTATDDVDIKLEEGAVRVSPRGTSKRARQQWGTSRTQVQNLVTGVTTGFKKELEINGVGYRAAVQGKVLKLALGYSHDVDFEIPADVTIQAPKPTEIVIEGIDQQIVGQVAANIRAWRGPEPYKGKGIKYKDEFIFRKEGKKK, from the coding sequence ATGTCTCGTATTGGGAAGAAACCGGTCGGGCTGCCCAGCGGCGTGACCGCCACGGTCTCCGGCCAGACCATCGAGGTGAAGGGGCCCAAGGGCGTCCGCAAGTTCACCGCGACGGACGATGTGGACATCAAGCTGGAGGAAGGCGCGGTCCGCGTCTCTCCGCGCGGCACGTCCAAGCGTGCCCGTCAGCAGTGGGGTACCTCGCGCACGCAGGTTCAGAACCTGGTTACCGGCGTGACCACCGGCTTCAAGAAAGAGCTGGAGATCAACGGTGTCGGTTATCGTGCAGCCGTACAGGGCAAGGTCCTGAAGCTGGCGCTTGGCTACAGCCACGACGTCGACTTCGAGATCCCCGCCGATGTGACCATTCAGGCGCCCAAGCCGACCGAAATAGTGATCGAGGGTATCGATCAGCAGATCGTGGGCCAGGTTGCCGCCAACATTCGTGCCTGGCGCGGGCCGGAGCCCTACAAGGGCAAGGGCATCAAGTACAAGGACGAGTTCATCTTCCGCAAGGAAGGCAAGAAGAAGTAA
- the rplR gene encoding 50S ribosomal protein L18, with protein sequence MANSKRDLFRTRRMRVRSKLRKTSNGRPRLSVHRSSKNISVQLIDDVQGVTLASASSLEKELGIVGKNNVEAAAKIGAAIAERARKAGIEEVYFDRGGFLFHGKVKALADAAREGGLKF encoded by the coding sequence ATGGCAAACAGCAAACGTGATCTGTTCCGTACGCGCCGCATGCGCGTTCGCAGCAAGCTGCGGAAGACGTCCAATGGCCGTCCCCGCCTGAGCGTCCACCGCTCGTCCAAGAACATCTCGGTCCAGCTGATCGACGACGTTCAGGGCGTGACCCTTGCTTCCGCCTCCTCGCTGGAGAAGGAACTGGGCATCGTGGGCAAGAACAACGTCGAGGCTGCCGCGAAGATCGGCGCCGCCATCGCGGAGCGCGCCAGGAAGGCGGGCATCGAGGAGGTCTACTTCGACCGCGGCGGTTTCCTGTTTCACGGCAAGGTGAAGGCACTCGCCGACGCTGCCCGTGAAGGTGGTCTGAAATTCTGA
- the rpsE gene encoding 30S ribosomal protein S5, protein MAREDNRRDRRDRDETPEFADRLVAINRVSKTVKGGKRFGFAALVVVGDQKGRVGFGKGKAKEVPEAIRKATEAAKRGMIRVPLREGRTLHHDMQGRHGAGKVVMRTAPAGTGIIAGGPMRAVFEMLGIQDVVAKSTGSQNPYNMIRATIDGLKKEASPRHVAARRGKKVADILPKADAAPAAAETAEA, encoded by the coding sequence ATGGCTAGAGAAGACAATCGCCGCGACCGTCGCGACCGCGACGAGACCCCCGAATTCGCAGACCGCCTGGTCGCGATCAACCGGGTGTCGAAAACGGTGAAGGGCGGCAAGCGCTTCGGCTTTGCGGCACTCGTCGTGGTTGGCGACCAGAAGGGCCGTGTCGGCTTCGGCAAGGGCAAGGCCAAGGAAGTGCCCGAGGCGATCCGCAAGGCGACCGAAGCGGCGAAGCGCGGCATGATCCGCGTTCCGCTGCGCGAGGGCCGCACGCTGCACCACGACATGCAGGGCCGTCACGGCGCCGGCAAGGTGGTGATGCGTACGGCGCCGGCCGGTACGGGGATCATCGCGGGCGGCCCGATGCGCGCCGTGTTCGAGATGCTTGGCATCCAGGACGTGGTGGCGAAATCGACGGGTTCGCAGAACCCCTACAACATGATCCGCGCCACCATCGACGGTCTGAAGAAGGAAGCCAGCCCCCGCCACGTCGCCGCGCGCCGTGGCAAGAAGGTGGCCGACATCCTGCCGAAGGCTGACGCCGCACCGGCCGCGGCCGAAACCGCGGAGGCCTGA
- the rpmD gene encoding 50S ribosomal protein L30, protein MATKKTIVVKQIGSPIRRPEVQRQTLIGLGLNKMHKTRELEDTPAIRGMVAKIPHLVEIIEERG, encoded by the coding sequence ATGGCAACCAAGAAGACCATAGTCGTCAAGCAGATCGGTTCGCCGATCCGCCGCCCCGAAGTCCAGCGCCAGACCCTGATCGGGCTGGGGCTGAACAAGATGCACAAGACCCGCGAGCTTGAGGATACGCCTGCCATCCGTGGCATGGTCGCCAAGATCCCGCACCTGGTCGAGATCATCGAAGAGCGGGGCTGA
- the rplO gene encoding 50S ribosomal protein L15 — protein sequence MKLNELRDNEGAARKKKRIARGPGSGKGKTAGRGIKGQKSRSGVAINAYEGGQMPLYQRLPKRGFNKPNAKKFAVVNLSLLQKFVDAGKIDAKAAVTEDVLVASGLVRRKLDGIRLLAKGEITSKLDISVTGASKAAVEAVEKAGGKVTLSAPVAEAAAE from the coding sequence ATGAAACTGAACGAACTTCGCGACAACGAAGGCGCCGCCCGCAAGAAGAAGCGCATCGCGCGTGGCCCCGGCTCGGGCAAGGGCAAGACCGCGGGCCGTGGTATCAAGGGTCAGAAATCGCGGTCGGGCGTTGCGATCAACGCTTACGAGGGTGGCCAGATGCCGCTCTACCAGCGGCTGCCCAAGCGCGGCTTCAACAAGCCGAACGCCAAGAAATTCGCCGTGGTGAACCTGTCGCTGCTTCAGAAGTTCGTCGACGCCGGCAAGATCGACGCCAAGGCTGCGGTGACCGAGGATGTGCTGGTTGCGAGTGGGCTCGTGCGGCGCAAGCTGGACGGTATCCGCCTGCTTGCCAAGGGCGAGATCACCTCGAAGCTGGATATCTCCGTCACCGGCGCCTCCAAGGCTGCCGTCGAGGCGGTCGAGAAGGCCGGCGGCAAGGTGACGCTGTCCGCGCCAGTGGCAGAAGCGGCCGCGGAATAA
- the secY gene encoding preprotein translocase subunit SecY, translating to MASAAEQMAANLNWASFGKAKELQARIWFALGLLIVYRVGTYIPVPGIDTIELARFFEQAQGGIGGMLNMFTGGAVGRMAIFALGIMPYISASIIVQLMAAMVPSLEQLKKEGEQGRQKLNQYTRYGTVFLAVFQAYGIAVGLEGQGLVLDPGWFFRASCVITLVGGTMFLLWLGEQITARGIGNGVSLIIFVGIIAELPAALAQFFSQGRSGALSPAIIIGILVMVVAVIMFVVFMERALRKIHIQYPRRQVGQKVYGGESSHLPVKLNPAGVIPPIFASSLLLLPTTVATFSGGTGTGVMSWVAAYFGRGQPLYLITFTALIVFFCYFYTANVSFKSEDVADNLKKQGGFVPGIRPGARTVDYLDYVVSRLLVVGSAYIAAVCLLPEILISQLAIPFYFGGTSLLIVVSVTMDTITQVQSHMLAHQYEGLIEKSRLRSKGRKKTRR from the coding sequence ATGGCATCAGCAGCGGAGCAGATGGCCGCCAACCTGAATTGGGCGTCCTTCGGCAAGGCAAAGGAACTGCAGGCGCGTATCTGGTTCGCGCTGGGGCTTCTGATCGTCTACCGGGTCGGGACCTATATCCCGGTGCCGGGGATCGACACCATCGAGCTTGCCCGTTTCTTCGAGCAGGCGCAGGGCGGCATCGGGGGCATGCTCAACATGTTCACCGGCGGCGCGGTCGGCCGCATGGCGATCTTTGCGCTGGGCATCATGCCCTACATTTCCGCTTCGATCATCGTGCAGCTCATGGCGGCCATGGTGCCCAGCCTGGAGCAGCTGAAGAAGGAAGGCGAGCAGGGCCGCCAGAAGCTGAACCAGTACACGCGCTACGGCACCGTCTTCCTGGCCGTTTTCCAGGCCTATGGCATCGCCGTCGGTCTGGAGGGGCAGGGCCTGGTGCTTGATCCGGGCTGGTTCTTCCGCGCTTCCTGCGTCATCACGCTGGTGGGTGGGACGATGTTCCTGCTGTGGCTGGGTGAGCAGATCACCGCCCGCGGCATCGGCAACGGGGTCTCGCTGATCATCTTCGTGGGCATCATCGCCGAGCTTCCCGCCGCGCTCGCGCAGTTCTTCAGCCAGGGCCGGTCCGGCGCGCTGAGCCCCGCCATCATCATCGGCATCCTGGTCATGGTCGTCGCGGTGATCATGTTCGTGGTGTTCATGGAGCGGGCGCTGCGCAAGATCCATATCCAGTATCCGCGCCGTCAGGTCGGCCAGAAGGTCTATGGCGGCGAGAGCAGCCACCTGCCGGTCAAGCTGAACCCCGCCGGCGTCATTCCCCCGATCTTCGCCTCGTCGCTGCTGCTTCTGCCGACGACGGTCGCCACCTTCTCGGGTGGCACGGGGACTGGCGTGATGAGCTGGGTGGCGGCCTATTTCGGCCGTGGCCAGCCGCTCTACCTGATCACGTTCACGGCGCTGATCGTCTTCTTCTGCTACTTCTACACGGCCAACGTATCCTTCAAGTCCGAGGATGTGGCCGACAACCTGAAGAAGCAGGGCGGCTTCGTTCCGGGTATCCGTCCGGGCGCGCGCACGGTGGACTACCTCGACTATGTCGTCAGTCGTCTGCTGGTGGTCGGCTCTGCCTATATTGCCGCGGTCTGCCTGTTGCCCGAAATTCTGATTTCGCAACTCGCGATCCCGTTCTACTTTGGCGGCACGTCGCTGCTGATCGTGGTCTCGGTGACGATGGATACGATAACGCAGGTCCAGTCCCACATGCTGGCGCACCAGTACGAAGGGCTGATCGAAAAATCGCGCCTGCGCAGCAAGGGACGGAAGAAGACTCGCCGATGA
- a CDS encoding adenylate kinase gives MNIILLGPPGAGKGTQAQKLVAERGMVQLSTGDMLRAARTSGTDLGDQVAEIMDKGGLVTDAIVIGLIEEQLDAGVGANGIIFDGFPRTLGQADALGRLLLSKGKTLDAVIEMKIGDDEELVRRVSGRYTCANCGAVYHDQTRKPAKEGVCDACGSTSFKRRPDDNAETMRTRLLAYYKDTSPLIGYYYAKGSLRSIDGLGEIDAVAAAVAGAIDSTS, from the coding sequence ATGAATATCATCCTTTTGGGACCGCCGGGTGCCGGCAAGGGCACCCAGGCACAGAAACTCGTGGCCGAACGTGGCATGGTCCAACTCTCGACCGGGGACATGTTGCGGGCCGCGCGGACATCGGGCACCGATCTGGGCGACCAGGTTGCCGAGATCATGGACAAGGGCGGCCTTGTTACCGATGCGATCGTCATCGGGCTGATCGAGGAACAGCTCGATGCCGGTGTCGGTGCGAATGGCATCATCTTCGACGGTTTCCCGCGGACCCTGGGCCAGGCCGATGCTCTCGGCCGCCTGCTGCTGTCCAAGGGCAAGACGCTCGACGCGGTGATCGAGATGAAAATCGGCGACGACGAGGAACTCGTCCGCCGCGTGTCTGGTCGCTACACCTGCGCCAATTGCGGGGCCGTCTATCACGACCAGACCCGCAAGCCGGCGAAGGAGGGCGTCTGCGATGCCTGCGGCAGCACAAGCTTCAAGCGTCGGCCGGACGACAATGCCGAGACGATGCGCACCCGGCTTCTGGCCTACTACAAGGACACATCGCCGCTGATCGGCTACTACTACGCCAAGGGCAGTCTCAGAAGCATCGACGGCCTGGGCGAGATCGATGCGGTGGCGGCGGCCGTTGCCGGCGCGATCGACAGCACGTCCTGA
- the rpsM gene encoding 30S ribosomal protein S13 has protein sequence MARIAGVNIPTNKRVHVALTYIHGIGPATAKEICQAVGIDSARRVNELSDAEVLQVREHIDANFMVEGDLRRERSMNIKRLMDLGCYRGLRHRRGLPVRGQRTHTNARTRKGPAKPIAGKKK, from the coding sequence TTGGCTCGTATCGCAGGGGTGAACATCCCCACCAACAAGCGCGTGCATGTCGCGCTGACCTATATCCACGGGATTGGCCCCGCCACCGCCAAGGAAATCTGCCAGGCCGTCGGTATCGACTCGGCCCGCCGCGTGAACGAGCTCTCGGACGCCGAGGTGCTTCAGGTGCGCGAGCATATCGACGCCAACTTCATGGTCGAGGGTGACCTGCGCCGCGAGCGTTCCATGAACATCAAGCGGCTGATGGACCTGGGCTGCTATCGCGGTCTGCGCCATCGCCGTGGTCTGCCGGTGCGCGGTCAGCGGACCCACACCAATGCCCGCACCCGCAAGGGCCCCGCCAAGCCGATCGCCGGCAAGAAGAAATAA
- the rpsK gene encoding 30S ribosomal protein S11 produces MARDTKLRAKKKVKKNITAGVAHVNASFNNTKILIADVQGNAISWSSAGTMGFKGSRKSTPYAAQMAAEDAGRKAQEHGMRTLEVEVQGAGSGRESALRALSAVGFTITAIRDVTPIAHNGCRPPKRRRV; encoded by the coding sequence ATGGCACGTGATACCAAGCTTCGGGCCAAGAAGAAGGTCAAGAAGAACATCACCGCAGGCGTCGCGCATGTGAACGCCAGCTTCAACAACACCAAGATCCTGATCGCCGACGTGCAGGGCAACGCCATTTCCTGGTCGTCTGCCGGCACGATGGGCTTCAAGGGGTCGCGCAAGTCCACGCCCTATGCCGCCCAGATGGCCGCCGAAGACGCCGGTCGCAAGGCGCAGGAACACGGCATGCGCACCCTCGAGGTCGAGGTGCAGGGGGCCGGCTCGGGCCGGGAAAGCGCACTGCGCGCCCTGTCGGCCGTCGGGTTCACCATCACGGCGATCCGTGACGTGACGCCGATCGCGCACAACGGCTGCCGTCCGCCGAAGCGCCGTCGCGTCTGA